The Malus domestica chromosome 06, GDT2T_hap1 genome has a segment encoding these proteins:
- the LOC139196742 gene encoding uncharacterized mitochondrial protein AtMg00810-like yields the protein MIQSVITTLNAVFDLKDMRRLAYFLGLQITYKSNGDLFINQAKYTKDVIHKAGMDDCKPCSTPYKPHNQVLSNEGTLLSDPTLYRSLVGALQYLTFTRPDIAVAVNNVCQYMNAPTDIHFAMVKRILRFLQGTLHCDLTYIFGGPVTVTAYSDSDWAADLNTRRSITRYVVYLGRNPVSWQSKKQSSVSRRSTEAEYRALAHTTADISWIRLILKDLHEFVPSPPVLYCDNQSAIALSLNPVQHSRIKHLEIDFHFVCERVQKGDLSVEYLCTKDQIADVLTKGLHRPDFLRHCFNLKLGYPC from the coding sequence ATGATTCAATCTGTGATCACAACTCTCAATGCAGTATTTGATCTTAAGGATATGAGGCGATTGGCTTATTTCCTTGGGCTTCAAATTACATATAAATCTAATGGGGACCTGTTTATTAATCAAGCCAAGTACACTAAAGATGTGATTCACAAGGCTGGAATGGATGACTGTAAACCATGCTCTACACCCTACAAACCTCATAATCAGGTTTTATCCAATGAAGGTACCTTATTATCAGATCCCACATTATATCGTAGCTTGGTTGGAGCTTTACAATACCTCACATTTACACGTCCTGATATTGCAGTTGCTGTGAATAATGTGTGTCAATATATGAATGCTCCCACTGACATTCATTTTGCTATGGTTAAAAGAATACTCCGATTTCTCCAAGGTACACTTCATTGTGACTTAACATATATTTTTGGAGGTCCAGTTACGGTCACTGCATATAGTGATTCTGATTGGGCAGCTGATTTGAACACTCGAAGATCTATCACTAGGTATGTTGTTTATCTTGGGCGGAATCCTGTTTCCTGGCAATCTAAAAAGCAGTCATCTGTTTCTAGGAGGTCAACGGAGGCCGAATATCGTGCCTTAGCACATACCACTGCTGATATTTCTTGGATTCGGCTTATACTCAAGGATTTACACGAATTTGTGCCTTCTCCTCCAGTGCTATATTGTGATAATCAATCTGCTATAGCATTGAGTTTAAATCCAGTTCAGCACTCTCGGATCAAACACTTAGAGATTGATTTTCATTTCGTTTGTGAACGAGTTCAAAAGGGAGATTTATCAGTAGAGTATCTGTGTACTAAGGATCAGATTGCTGATGTGTTGACAAAGGGACTGCATAGACCAGATTTTCTCCGCCATTGTTTCAATCTTAAGCTTGGGTACCCTTGCTAA
- the LOC139196987 gene encoding uncharacterized protein — translation MVDAGLKTLGQVLCISNCLFQEGMQGYDRDEYGRSSDEYEDYEDNEDGEEYEEEEENSEEFHPHYICTLQFPVGLKSSIFFHMLTSLLKRNIQKDKHGMKL, via the exons ATGGTGGACGCTGGGCTAAAAACTCTTGGACAG GTACTCTGTATTAGTAATTGCTTATTTCAAGAGGGAATGCAGGGATATGATAGAGAT GAATATGGTCGGTCAAGCGATGAATATGAGGATTATGAGGACAATGAGGATGGCGAAGAatatgaagaggaagaggaaaattCGGAAGAGTTTCACCCCCACTACATTTGCACCTTACAATTTCCAGTTGGATTGAAATCCTCCATCTTCTTCCATATGCTCACCAGTCTCCTCAAACGGAATATTCAAAAGGATAAACATGGGATGAAACTATAA